A stretch of DNA from Rattus rattus isolate New Zealand chromosome 1, Rrattus_CSIRO_v1, whole genome shotgun sequence:
acgcttggcccagggagtggcactattaggttgtgtggctttgttggagtaggcttggccttgctggagtgggtgtggtcttgttggaggaagtgtgtcattgtaggggtgggctttgagatccttctAGCCATATGGGAGACAGTCTGCTCATggtttcctttggatgaagatgtagaactctcagttcctccatgcttcccaccttgatgataatggacagaacctctgaacctgtagtccagccccaattgaatatttgccttaataagagttgccttggttatggtgtctctttacagcaatggaaaccctactAAGACAGGGTACTAACACTATTCGAGAGTTATAAAGATACAGTAATCTCTAGGTAGGGTGACACAGCTGTaatccagtacttgggaagcaagggtgggaaggccagcctgggctacacagggagactgcTTCATGCTTCAAAAACacaggcaaggggttggggatttagctcagtggtagagcgcttgcctaggaagcgcaaggccctgggttcggtccccagctcaaaaaaagaaccaaaaaaaaaaaaaaaaaaaaaaaaaaaaaaccacaggcaagttaaaaaaaatcaagtgaacaagAAGACAAGCCTAGACTGGGAAAAGCATTTGTAAAAGATatatggaggggttggggatttaaaaaaaaaccaaagtgaaaggccctgggttcggcccccagcccaaaaaaaaaaaacaaaaaaaaaaaaaaaaaaaaaaaaaaaaaaaaagatatatggaaggggttggggatttagctcagcggcagagcacttgcctaacaagggaaaggccctgggttcggtccccagctccgaaaaaaaaaaaaaaaaagatatatggaAACAAATcttattcaaaatattcaaagatcTCTTAAGattccacacacaaaaaaaaaaaacaacacgtGATTTTAAAATAGGCAGAAGTGGATTGTAGCTTAGGATgtggttgtagctcagtggtagaactcaCCCAGAATGCACAAGGCCCTCAGTTCAATCAGCAgcacaaataaaaaacagaagcCGTGATCCGTACCTCATCCAGGAAGAGAGTCAGGTGGCTGGCGAGAAAAGATGCTGCCGAACTTAGAATGTGTTGCTATGGTTCTTAACTTCACTGTGGTACAAAAGTGCCCGTGTGGTGAAGGCAATTGCCACCAAgcccagggtcctgagttcaatccctgggcaCCCACGctgtagagggagagaactaCCAGAGCTGTCCTTTGGGCTTCACACatatgccacagcatgcatggcCCCTGACACCCAAAGAAGATAAATGCAATCTCATTTTCAATTTTACAATAGTAGGGCACTACTATTGTGCTTGGTAGATTGCTGTATtaaatgcttttttgtttgttttgttttttgagacagggtttccctgtagaGCCCCTGCTGTCCTGAcactcgttctgtagaccaggccttgaattcagagatctacctgcctcagcctcctcagtgctgtggtTAAAGGCATGGTCCACCATGCCCTTTGGcatttccaacttttttttttttttttgttctttttttcggagctggggaccgaacccagggccttgcgcttcctaggcaagcgctctaccactgagctaaatccccaaccctggcatttCCAACTTTTGATATCTTTGACTTGCAGTGGGTTTATcaggaaataatatttatttgcttatttgtttgtttgtttgttttaatttataagaGCTCTGTGTAgtagctctggctattctggaacttactctgtagaccaggctgaccttgaactcacggagatctaactacctctggctcccaagtgccaTCACACCCTGCTCAGGATAACATGTATCTATTATTAACAGGGGCTCCTCAGCAATGTCCTCAGAGAATTGCAGACTGTGTTGAGAGATGCTGAAGTACCAGAATAGCAAAAATGCAAAATACTGACGATACCGACCAAAGGTGTGAAGCAACAGATGCTAGGGGCACGCAAAAATATCCCTGACACGCTGCAAGACAGTGGGGTGGTTACTTACAAGACCAAGCACTCTTCCACACAAACCACCGGCTGCATCCACTGGAGAGACAAATGAGTCGACCAACTGTCTCCATCTGCCTCGGATGCTTCTATCTGCTTTGTCTATGATTTGAGAGCAGCCCAGAGGTTCCCCAGTGGGTGAATGGATCAAGTTTGGTGTAGCCAGACAATGGGGAATTACCACATTCCAAAGAAATAAGCTACCAAGTCAGAAAACTTAACTGAATACCACTCAATGATAGAAGGGGAACAGAAAAGGCTGCAGCTACGATTCTAACTTACATGAAGGGGCAGGAGAGGGCCCAGGCCACATCTTCTCTGAAGGGCTCTGTCTCCAGAAATACGTAGCCATGCACTGCCAGCTGTGAGTgcataaagtattttttattattcaaagaaCCCAGTCTTATCttatttgttgtatttattttgtagttCTGGGGATAATCACAGGATTTGTACATGCCTGGCAAGTGTGTTATCATTGAGGCACAATCCTAGCCATCCTTGGTATTattaaaacatatacacacaatctctctctctctctctctctctctctctctctctctctctccacacacacacacacacacacacacacacacacacacacatggggaggGGAATGTCACAGAGGGTAAAAGCATTtgttgttcctgcagaggacgTGGGTTCTGCTCCCGGAACCCACATGTCACCCATTCCTAACTCCAATTCTAGATGATTctacactctcttctgacctcctcaggtatCAGAcatgcacacggtacacatatatttaaaagacagCTAACCTTAAATTCTAGTCATAGCCAGGTGgcggtagtacacacctttaataccagcactagggaggcagaggcagacacatctcagtgaattccaggccagcctggtctacagagctagttccaggacagtcagggctacacagagaaaccctattccaaaaaacaaaacaaacaaacaaacaaaaacaaaccactaaTCATTTGCaagagattattttttctttctcttccttttctttccttcttctcctcttcttcctcctccttttcttcttcacaggGCCTGGAACTTACAAATGTACACCAGGATGGttttaaactcatagagatcacctgtctcagcctcctgagttctgggttaaaaatgtGCTGCTACAGCAGCTGGAGTCTTCCAACAGACtccttttttggtgtttttttgttttgttttgttttgtttttaatgactggaTATTAATTGTACATAGTGAAGTTCATTGTGTTTTTCAGGGTTCCTTCCAGGGTGATCTTttcaagtgtttttaaaaaaaaaaattagagagaaaCTAAGAAATCTGATAACAAAGAATCCGGGAGGATAATTACTAGAGAGACCTCTGTGCCCTGggtttggaattttccatctgaTTGACAGCAAGGCAAACACCTGCTGTCCTGGCACGGTCCCCTTGTCAGGGTTGGCTGTCCTGGCACGGTCCCCTTGTCTGTCAGGGTTGGCTGCAGTACCTTGCACCTTTGTCCAGCTCCACCCAGCGTTGTCTGGCTggggcctctccttcagtccgtAGGCCTCAGAGCCAGTTCTGCCCCGTGCTGAGATGGGGCTGTCCCAGCTATGGCTGTGGCTGAAGCGGCTTTTGATATTTCTGCAGGTAGCCTTGGAGGTGGCTACAGGCAAGGTGCTAATGACACTGTTCCCAGAGAGAGTCAAGCAGAACATCCTGGCCATGGGCCAAAAGACCGGAATGACCAGGAATCCCCGATTCGCCCCTGACAACTGGGTCCCCACCTTCTTCAGCATCCAGTACTTCTGGTTCGTCCTGAAGGTCCGCTGGCAGAGACTGGAAGACAGGGCTGAGTATGGGGGGCTGGCCCCCAACTGCACCGTGGTCTGCCTCTCAGGACAGAAGTGCAACGTCTGGGATTTCATTCAAGGTCAGCTCAGGGGCTCGGCTCAGAGTAGTGGGGATGGgttgggtggagaggtgggacaGAAAGCAACAATCTTTCTATCTCCCATCCAGCTGCTCCTGGGCAACGGCTTGTCCTCCTGCTCCGTGGGGGAACTCgcccaggttttctatctcttgGCTGATATCTTCCCAGGGTGCATATCACAAGCCATGCGCTCTGGCCTCCCAGCCCCTGGACATGGGCAGTTCATCTTTATCTGGCGAAATCCTTCTCAGCCACTTCCTGACTTACTCTTTTAAAGTGCCAACTAGCATCCTACAGGTTGCTTTATTGACACTCAAGGTTTGCAGTTATGAGTGGGTACTTAAGTTTCACCCTCACTAGACTATAAATTCACAGGGGGTGCCCCAGTCCGCATAACGCATAACGTGTTTATGCGTGAGATCTCTCAGTAGTCCATCCTTTTCTCCATCAGGTACAATGATCTGTTTGGGTTCTGGAATCCCTAAGTAGTCCTCACTGCTCCTCTCCCCAGCAGAccatctctctgctctgctccctcCACTTCTCCACTTGACGGCTGCCAGATCACTCTTTCCCAAGACGACCCAGCACAGCACCCTGCAGCACCGTGCTCCTGCACTCAGGGGGAGTCCTGGGCTCAGACTGGTGTTCGGTCTTCCCTAGTAAGGCTTGGAATTTTCACCCCAGCGTTATTTCCAAGATTCCTTCACGATAACTCTACTAGCTCAATGTGGGGCTTACCCATCCTGGGCTTGACTTCTCTGTGCCTTGGCTAACACCATGTATGATTTGGGACACCCTTCTGAGTGGCCAGCCACCTTCCCCGATCCACCAGGGTCCAACTCTCATACCTCATCCTCTGAAATACCACTTCAGGTCTCTCTAATGAGCGAGCTGCTGTCTCCCTGCTGGACCCAGGCTTCCCTGCCTGCCCCTTCCCTCAAAGAACTGCTTCTTCCTACCCAGCTGCTGCCACCCCTGCTCCCCTCAGCAGAGCTCCCTGGGAAAGAGATGTGGTTGATTTAGTTAACCCCAGGGCACCAAGACAGGGGGATAACCCAGTGCTTTTCAAAGCATGTTCTTTGGAATCCAAGCCCTTCAGATAAGCCTCACTACTTAAGAGTTTCCAGGGCAAACCAGTTTGGGAACCCCCACATCTTGTGTCAGCCTCCTGTGATCTCCACAAGACAAGAGGCACATGAAA
This window harbors:
- the Dio1 gene encoding type I iodothyronine deiodinase isoform X1, which gives rise to MGLSQLWLWLKRLLIFLQVALEVATGKVLMTLFPERVKQNILAMGQKTGMTRNPRFAPDNWVPTFFSIQYFWFVLKVRWQRLEDRAEYGGLAPNCTVVCLSGQKCNVWDFIQGSRPLVLNFGSCTUPSFLLKFDQFKRLVDDFASTADFLIIYIEEAHATG